A region from the Rhodamnia argentea isolate NSW1041297 chromosome 7, ASM2092103v1, whole genome shotgun sequence genome encodes:
- the LOC115737684 gene encoding aladin: MPSFPSPGSVTVCEINRELITADSLSEAHAKETYGKLLRMVFNPVSFQPDRLGQSGPELDAEQQVEEEGLGNGAAVQTKNVVETVQGIFSDYIKRVFNPCDVDLLAEVDLKGVSWHQHKNIIALISAPNQVLVRDYDDAECREPCILTHESQKDIKALEWRPNGGRMLSVSCKGGICIWAASFPGNAASIRSGAPSFVGTLPRGTGVRWTLVDFLGSDADEQITALSWSPDGRYLASASCESSSFTVWDVAQGVGTPIRRGLGGISMLKWSPTGDYFFSAKFDGTFYLWETNTWTSERWSSTSGFVTGATWDPDGHMILIAFSKSPMLASVHFASKPPSLDALLLPVELPDLSSLPGSQGIEKIAWNASGERLAVSFKGGDEIYRGLIAIYDARRAPVVSASLVGFIRGPGDNPKPMTFSFHDKFKQGPLLSVCWSSGFCCTYPLLFRSHPLP, from the exons ATGCCTTCGTTTCCCAGCCCGGGCTCAGTCACCGTCTGCGAAATCAATCGCGAGCTCA TTACCGCCGATAGTCTGTCGGAGGCTCATGCTAAAGAAACCTACGGGAAGCTGCTT AGAATGGTGTTCAATCCGGTCTCCTTTCAGCCTGATCGGCTGGGCCAGTCGGGACCGGAGCTCGATGCCGAGCAgcaggtggaggaggagggtttGGGGAATGGAGCGGCTGTTCAGACGAAGAACGTGGTGGAGACGGTGCAGGGGATCTTCAGTGATTATATCAAGCGGGTTTTTAATCCCTGCGAC GTTGATTTACTAGCTGAAGTTGATCTGAAAGGAGTAAGCTGGCACCAGCATAAGAATATTATAGCACTTATCTCTGCTCCGAATCAGGTTCTAGTGCGTGACTATGATGATGCAG AGTGCAGGGAACCTTGTATCTTGACTCATGAGTCCCAAAAGGACATTAAGGCTCTTGAGTGGAGACCCAATGGTGGAAGGATGCTTTCTGTGTCTTGCAA ggGTGGAATTTGCATTTGGGCTGCTTCTTTCCCTGGCAATGCGGCATCTATCAGATCCGGTGCTCCTTCTTTTGTTGGGACCCTGCCAAGAGGCACTGGTGTCCGATGGACTTTGGTTGATTTTCTTGGCAGTGATGCTGATGAGCAAATAACTGCACTCTCATGGAGCCCTGATGGAAG ATACTTGGCATCAGCCTCTTGTGAAAGCTCCTCGTTCACTGTATGGGATGTGGCACAAG GTGTTGGGACACCTATTCGACGTGGATTAGGGGGCATATCCATGCTAAAGTGGTCTCCTACTGGAGATTACTTCTTTTCTGCAAAATT TGATGGAACATTTTATCTATGGGAGACAAACACATGGACCTCTGAACGTTGGTCATCAACTAGTGGTTTTGTCACG GGGGCAACATGGGATCCTGATGGGCATATGATACTGATTGCTTTCTCCAAGTCTCCAATGTTGGCTTCTGTTCACTTTGCATCAAAGCCTCCATCTTTGG ATGCGCTCTTGTTGCCAGTTGAATTACCAGATTTGTCATCCCTGCCTGGCAG TCAGGGAATTGAGAAGATAGCTTGGAATGCTTCCGGCGAACGACTGGCGGTATCATTCAAAGGTGGGGATGAAATATACAGGGGTCTGATTGCCATTTATGATGCTAGAAGAGCACCGGTGGTTTCTGCCTCACTAGT CGGCTTTATCAGAGGGCCTGGTGATAATCCTAAGCCAATGACATTTTCATTTCATGATAAATTCAAGCAGGGACCTTTGCTTTCTGTG TGTTGGAGCAGTGGATTTTGCTGTACCTACCCTCTCCTGTTTCGTTCTCATCCTCTTCCTTAA
- the LOC115737694 gene encoding protein sym-1, whose translation MIPCTGSITRRSPALFRLVGLSRAHPSLFAPVHAKAVQKSGFWSPSSCQNPAFPLNCGRSGVSKDSCRVETGFGQLGFNRARFSAVSDAGSGGTGGYGGSGDKNYGGGGEGDNGGGGGNSGNNWSLLSWYLTLLAKYPVVTKAVTSALLTFLGDLICQLVIDQAPSFDLKRSFLFTFLGLVLVGPTLHFWYLYLSQLVTVPGASGAFLRLLLDQFIFSPLFIGVFLATLVTLEGRPSDVVPKLQQEWFSAVLANWKLWIPFQFLNFRFVPQQFQVLAANVIALVWNVILSFKAHKEILPK comes from the exons ATGATCCCGTGCACCGGTAGCATCACCCGGCGATCCCCAGCCTTGTTCCGGTTGGTGGGTCTTTCTCGCGCCCACCCTTCTCTTTTCGCCCCAGTTCATGCCAAAGCGGTCCAGAAAAGCGGGTTCTGGAGCCCTTCCTCGTGTCAAAATCCTGCCTTTCCTCTGAATTGTGGCCGCTCTGGGGTTTCTAAGGACTCGTGTCGGGTTGAAACTGGGTTCGGACAACTGGGTTTCAACCGGGCCCGGTTTTCGGCAGTTTCGGACGCGGGGTCTGGTGGAACTGGTGGTTATGGAGGTTCTGGTGATAAGAATTacggaggaggaggggaaggTGACAATGGCGGAGGCGGGGGGAACAGTGGAAACAACTGGTCCTTGCTTTCTTg GTATCTGACCCTACTTGCAAAATATCCAGTGGTAACAAAAGCGGTGACTTCTGCATTACTAACATTCCTTGGAGATTTGATCTGCCAG CTTGTGATTGATCAAGCGCCGTCATTCGACCTGAAAAGAAGCttcttatttacttttttgGGGCTGGTGTTGGTGGGTCCAACGCTGCACTTCTG GTACTTATACTTGAGCCAGTTAGTAACTGTGCCTGGTGCATCGGGAGCTTTTTTGCGCCTTCTACTTGATCAG TTCATTTTCTCTCCTCTGTTCATTGGTGTTTTCCTAGCTACGTTGGTAACACTGGAAGGGAGGCCATCAGATGTTGTTCCCAAGCTGCAACAG GAATGGTTTTCTGCTGTTCTAGCAAATTGGAAGCTCTGGATACCGTTCCAGTTTCTCAATTTCCGTTTCGTCCCACAGCAATTTCAG GTCCTTGCCGCTAATGTTATTGCTTTGGTTTGGAATGTGATTCTATCATTCAAAGCTCATAAAGAGATTCTTCCTAAATAG
- the LOC115737686 gene encoding 50S ribosomal protein 5 alpha, chloroplastic-like has product MSLIGSTTSLKSTSLALLPSSTSSSPSSRASSLPATTPPSSSLSLLNAEPSHCHLNYVRALGARMISPAKRRVVMLIKPTDVGETAQDDGEYCLDTDLDSLPFDTCWLEAKLQLKLDQKMRMKVPKRIRLRRKKLVRKRRMRKRGRWPPSKMK; this is encoded by the exons ATGTCTCTGATCGGCTCGACGACATCCCTCAAATCAACCTCTCTCGCTCTCCTTCCTTCTTCCACTTCGTCGTCCCCTTCCTCTCGCGCCTCCTCTCTTCCTGCCACTACTCCTCCTTCGTCATCGC TATCATTGTTGAATGCGGAACCCAGTCATTGTCATCTGAATTACGTCCGAGCACTTGGTGCCAGGATGATCTCGCCTGCCAAGAGAAGGGTTGTGATGCTAATCAAGCCAACGGACGTTGGAGAGACTGCTCAGGATGATGGAGAGTATTGCTTGGACACTGATTTGGATTCTCTCCCGTTTGACACATGTTGGTTGGAGGCCAAGCTTCAGCTGAAGCTTGACCAGAAAATGAGGATGAAAGTGCCGAAGAGGATAAGGCTCCGGAGGAAAAAGCTTGTCCGCAAGAGGAGAATGAGGAAGAGAGGTCGGTGGCCGCCCTCGAAGATGAAGTAG
- the LOC115737693 gene encoding protein ROOT PRIMORDIUM DEFECTIVE 1: protein MRMLQLRALVFNLRGARLPSSHPTTPFGPFNSFMQRRWRKPLVTAQTRLEGRTRDPKLDKLATHLATLKTVISLLALMSARRRGPYVSLQLMSRWRGLVGLNVAVRAFVRKHPHVFEVFTHPLHRNLCCRIRRRMKELVKEEEGVVKRMELESVKRVKKLLMMSVNGRVHVHALRLIRRELGLPEEFRESILVKYSQDFRLIDLEVVELVERDEDLGVAEIEKWREKEYTEKWLSEFETRFAFPINFPTGFKIEGGFRQKMKNWQRLPYVRPYERKEIVKVRTFGGVERFEKRAVAIIHELLSLTVEKMVEVERLVHFRNDFGMEVNMRELLLKHPGIFYISTKGSSQTVFLREAYSKGCLLEPNPIYAVRRKMLELLLLRRWNTKVLSVIEEDNLVYTVDEGHKREGDWVVSILDGLEGHGFER, encoded by the coding sequence ATGAGAATGCTGCAACTGCGAGCactcgtcttcaacctccgtGGCGCACGGCTTCCATCGAGCCACCCCACGACGCCATTCGGCCCGTTCAACTCCTTCATGCAGAGGAGATGGCGAAAACCACTCGTCACCGCCCAGACTCGCTTAGAAGGCCGAACCAGAGACCCCAAGCTCGACAAGCTCGCGACCCACCTCGCGACCCTCAAGACCGTCATCAGTCTCCTCGCCCTTATGTCCGCCCGCAGGAGAGGCCCCTACGTCTCGCTCCAGCTCATGTCTCGCTGGAGGGGCCTCGTCGGACTCAACGTCGCCGTCAGGGCCTTCGTCCGCAAGCACCCCCACGTGTTCGAGGTATTTACTCACCCGCTCCACAGGAACTTATGTTGCAGAATTAGGCGTCGAATGAAGGAACTGGTTAAGGAAGAGGAGGGTGTTGTTAAACGTATGGAATTAGAGTCCGTGAAGAGAGTGAAGAAGCTGTTGATGATGTCGGTTAATGGGAGAGTTCACGTGCACGCATTGAGGTTGATTAGGAGGGAATTGGGTCTACCGGAGGAGTTCCGAGAGTCGATCCTTGTCAAGTACTCGCAGGATTTCAGGCTTATTGATTTGGAGGTTGTGGAATTGGTGGAGAGGGATGAGGATTTGGGTGTCGCTGAGATTGAGAAGTGGAGAGAGAAGGAGTATACAGAGAAATGGTTGAGTGAGTTCGAAACTAGGTTCGCCTTTCCAATTAATTTCCCTACTGGTTTCAAGATCGAGGGAGGATTTAGACAGAAGATGAAGAATTGGCAGAGGCTTCCATATGTGAGGCCATATGAGAGGAAAGAAATCGTAAAAGTGCGCACTTTTGGTGGTGTAGAGCGATTTGAGAAGCGGGCAGTTGCAATTATTCATGAATTGTTGAGCTTAACTGTGGAGAAGATGGTGGAGGTGGAAAGATTAGTTCATTTCAGGAACGACTTTGGTATGGAAGTTAACATGCGTGAGTTACTCCTGAAGCACCCGGGAATTTTCTATATATCTACTAAAGGAAGCTCTCAGACTGTCTTTCTCAGAGAAGCCTATAGCAAAGGGTGTTTGCTCGAGCCAAATCCCATCTATGCTGTTCGCAGGAAAATGCTGGAGCTCCTTCTGTTAAGACGCTGGAACACTAAGGTATTATCAGTTATTGAGGAGGACAATTTGGTTTATACTGTAGATGAAGGGCATAAAAGAGAGGGAGATTGGGTAGTTTCCATATTAGATGGTTTGGAAGGTCACGGATTTGAGAGATGA